A window from Brassica napus cultivar Da-Ae unplaced genomic scaffold, Da-Ae ScsIHWf_1049;HRSCAF=1471, whole genome shotgun sequence encodes these proteins:
- the BNAC03G62980D gene encoding uncharacterized protein BNAC03G62980D produces the protein MSEEELQESDVIFSDDYFINSNKNNNNENNKRKKPTTVKKSSPVTIPSRTTFRWPEVEEEEDESEMTPPHVIIRKRRMEEQMAFSFSTLKGRDLSRHRISVLRMTGFLEA, from the coding sequence ATGTCAGAAGAAGAACTTCAAGAATCAGACGTTATATTTTCCGACGATTATTTCATAAACAGCAACAAGAATAACAACAAcgaaaacaacaaaagaaagaaaccaaCGACGGTGAAAAAGTCATCTCCGGTAACAATTCCATCGAGAACTACATTCCGGTGGCCGGAAgttgaagaggaggaggatgagAGTGAAATGACGCCGCCACATGTCATCATCCGAAAACGAAGAATGGAGGAGCAAATGGCGTTTTCGTTTAGTACCCTTAAAGGAAGAGACCTGAGTCGTCACCGTATCTCGGTTCTTAGGATGACCGGTTTTTTGGAAGCTTAA